Below is a genomic region from Burkholderia pyrrocinia.
GAGTCCGCACGGCGCATCGCCGTCTCACGCAATCTGACGGTTTTTTCATCTCCCGATCACGGTGGCGCACGGCTGCTTTCGCATACTGGGTCCATGGTTCGCCACCCGGCAACCCTGATCAAGGAGAGCACTCAATGAAAACGGCAAAACTCGCAGCACTGTTCGTCACCGCCACGCTGTCGCTCGGCATGGCGACGCAGGCCGCGTTCGCACAAGCGCAGACGCAAACGCAGGGCAAGACCCGTGCACAAGTCGTCAACGAACTGAAGCAGGCGCAGCACGACGGCATCGTGCCGACGAGCAAGACGCAATACCCGCCGACCAGCGAGATCATCGCGCGCAACAAGGAGCTTCACGGGATTTCAATGCATGGCGGCGAGAAGAAGCCGCAGGCCGACAACCACGACAACCTGGCGACGCGCTGATGCCGCTCGGTCGCACGATCGCGGGCAACGTGCCGCGCGCAACCGCCTTGCGGCGAACGCGCGGGCGTGCCCGCCCGCGATGTCAGGTGCGGACGGCGGCCGGCCGCTGCGGCTCGGCCGGCCGTCGCGGAAAGCGCAGCCAGAACGTCGTGCGCCGGCCGGGATCGCTGTCGACGCCGCATTCGCCGCCGTGGTTGTCCATGATCGACCGGACGATCGCGAGGCCGAGCCCCGTCCCCGACGCCGAATTGTGCCGCGACGGATCGACGCGATAGAAGCGCTCGAAAATCCGCCCGACATGTTCCGCGGCGATGCCGGGCCCCGTATCCGACACGGCGATCGTCGTCGCACCGCCCTGCTCCACGCAGTCGATCGTCACGACGCTGCCGCGCGGCGCGTAGGCGAGCGCATTGGACAGCAGGTTGCTCAACGCGCGCTGGTACAGCGTGAGATCCGCATCGACCCACGCGTGGCCGTCGACCTTCACCGACACGCCCGCATCCTCCGCAAGCGACTCGTAGTAGCCGGCGACACGCCCGGCCTCTTCCGCCGCATTCAGGCGCCGCACGTCGATCGACGTGCCGGCCTGTTCCGAGCGCGCCAGGAACAGCATGTCCTCGATCATTCGCGACAGCCGCTGATACTCGTCGATGCTCGACTCGATCACGTTGCGATATTCATCCGCGCTGCGCGGCTGCGACAGCACGACCTGCGCGGCCGCCTGCAGGTTCGTGAGCGGCGTGCGCATGTCGTGCGCGAGATTCGACGAGAACTGGCTCAGCCGCGTAAACGATTCGCTCAGCCGCGCGAGCATCCCGTTGAATGCGTGCTCGAGTTCCTTCAGTTCGCCTGACGTATCGAGTTCCGGCAGCGGATGCGCAAGCCGGCTCGTCGACATCTGCTCGGCGCGCGCCGCGAAACGCCGCAGCGGGCTCAAACCCAGCGCCGCGATGCCATACGCGATCGCGGCCGCGAGCACCACGCCGAACACCTCGATCACCACGATCGTAGAAGCATGCGTGCGCAACAGCAGCACGTCGGCGCTGCGGTCGTACTGCACCGCAACGCGCACCACGGGCGCACCCGCGCCGGCGAGCGGCACGGTCGTCACCAGATACTGGTGCCGCATGCCGGGCGGCGCGATGCCGACCGGCACGCGCCCCGCGTCCAGCGACAGCAGCGGCGCGTACGGGCGGAACCCGGGCGTGCCGACGAGGCGCGTGCCCGCTGCATCGTAGATCGCGAGATCCATGTTCGGATGGCCGTGCAACTGGTCGACCCAGATGTCGGTATTGCGCGCGACGTCGGCCGTCGTGCGCGCTTCGGCCAGATGCGAGCCCAACGCGGCGGAAATGCCGGCCATCTGCTCGGCTGCCGTCATTTCGACGCGGTTGCTCAGCGCCTCGTAAAGCGCGACGCCGCTCGATGCGAGGATCACCGACGTCGACAGGATGATCAGCGCGGTCAGGCGTCCGCGCAGCGTGCGCGGCAGCAGGTGCGCAATCATGCGGCCGCGCCGCCGCGCGCTTCGAGCACGTAGCCCATCCCGCGCACGGTATGGATCAGCCTCGGTTCGTATGCGTCGTCGATCTTCGAGCGCAGCCGCCGGATCGCTGAATCGACGACGTTCGTGTCGCTGTTGAAGTTCATGTCCCATACCTGCGACGCGATCGTCGCGCGTGGCAGGATCTCGCCCTCGCGACGCATCAACAGCCACAGCAGCGCGAATTCCTTCGCGGTCAGCAGGATCGTGTCGCCCTGCCGCGTGGCCTTGCGGCGCGTCAGGTCGAGTTCGAGGTCGGCCACGCGCAGCGTGTTCGAGTCGCGCGGCTGGCCGCGCCGCAGGATCGACTTGATGCGCGCGGTCAGCTCGACGAAATCGAACGGCTTCGCGAGATAGTCGTCGGCGCCGAGCTCGAGCCCCTTCACGCGATCGCCGACGTCGTCGCGCGCGGTGAGGAACAGCACGGGCGTCGACTTGCTGCGCCGCAGGTTCTGCAGCAGCGTCCAGCCGTCCTGCCCCGGCAGCATCACGTCGAGCACGAGCAGGTCGTATTCCTCGGTCTCGGCCTGGTGCTGGCCCGTGATGCCGTCCTCGACCCAGTCGACGACATAACCGGCTTCGGTCAGGCCCTTGCGCAGATACGCGCCCGTCTTCGGTTCATCCTCGACAATCAGAATTCGCATCACGCATTACCCTTGAAGAAACCCAGCCGGCGCAGCATGCCCATGCCGAAGCTGCCCCAAAGCGCGGCGCGCCACGACACCGCATGGCTGACGCGGTACAGCACGGGCAGCACCAGCAGCGTCAGCACCGTGGACGACAGGATACCGCCGATCACGACCGTCGCAAGCGGGCGCTGCACCTCGGCGCCGGTGCCGGTCGCGAACGCCATCGGCAGGAAGCCCAGCGACGCGACCAGCGCGGTCATCAGCACCGGCCGCAGCCGCGTAAGCGCGCCTTCGCGCACGGCGGCGTCGAGCGGCGTCCCTTCGTCGCGCAGGTTGCGGATGAACGAGATCATCACGAGACCGTTGAGCACGGCGACGCCGGACAGCGCGATGAAGCCGACCGCCGCCGTGATCGACAGCGGAATCCCGCGCAGCCACAGCGACACGACGCCGCCGCTCAGCGCGAACGGAATGCCGGTGAACACGAGCAGCCCGTCCTTCACGTTGTTGAACATCACGAACAGCAGCACGAACACCATGAACAGCGCAAGCGGCACGACGAGCTTCAGGCGCTCGCTCGCGCTTTGCAACTGCTCGAACTGCCCGCCCCACGACACCCAGTAGCCGGCCGGCACGCGCACGTCCTGCTGCAACTGCTCGCGCGCATCGGCGACGAACGAGCCGACGTCGCGGCCGCGCACGTTCGCACTGACGACCACGCGCCGCTTGCCGTCCTCGCGGCTGATCTGGTTCGGACCCGGCGCGACGTCGATCGTCGCGAGTTCCGCGAGCGGCACGTACGGCGCCGCCG
It encodes:
- a CDS encoding DUF4148 domain-containing protein: MKTAKLAALFVTATLSLGMATQAAFAQAQTQTQGKTRAQVVNELKQAQHDGIVPTSKTQYPPTSEIIARNKELHGISMHGGEKKPQADNHDNLATR
- a CDS encoding heavy metal sensor histidine kinase, which codes for MIAHLLPRTLRGRLTALIILSTSVILASSGVALYEALSNRVEMTAAEQMAGISAALGSHLAEARTTADVARNTDIWVDQLHGHPNMDLAIYDAAGTRLVGTPGFRPYAPLLSLDAGRVPVGIAPPGMRHQYLVTTVPLAGAGAPVVRVAVQYDRSADVLLLRTHASTIVVIEVFGVVLAAAIAYGIAALGLSPLRRFAARAEQMSTSRLAHPLPELDTSGELKELEHAFNGMLARLSESFTRLSQFSSNLAHDMRTPLTNLQAAAQVVLSQPRSADEYRNVIESSIDEYQRLSRMIEDMLFLARSEQAGTSIDVRRLNAAEEAGRVAGYYESLAEDAGVSVKVDGHAWVDADLTLYQRALSNLLSNALAYAPRGSVVTIDCVEQGGATTIAVSDTGPGIAAEHVGRIFERFYRVDPSRHNSASGTGLGLAIVRSIMDNHGGECGVDSDPGRRTTFWLRFPRRPAEPQRPAAVRT
- the irlR gene encoding heavy metal response regulator transcription factor IrlR; this encodes MRILIVEDEPKTGAYLRKGLTEAGYVVDWVEDGITGQHQAETEEYDLLVLDVMLPGQDGWTLLQNLRRSKSTPVLFLTARDDVGDRVKGLELGADDYLAKPFDFVELTARIKSILRRGQPRDSNTLRVADLELDLTRRKATRQGDTILLTAKEFALLWLLMRREGEILPRATIASQVWDMNFNSDTNVVDSAIRRLRSKIDDAYEPRLIHTVRGMGYVLEARGGAAA